The Streptomyces kanamyceticus DNA segment CCGGCTCGCGCTGGGTGATCAGCTCGGGCACGACGCGGGCGTCGGAGCAGCTGATGAACAGCGTGCCGGGCCGGTGCGTGGTCGCCAGGCGGGCGAACAGGTCCGCCTTGCCGGGGAAGACGTCGCGCTGGAATCGGGCGACGCCCTCGCCGAGGTCGTGGATGGTCACGTGGTCACTCCCTTCGGTGGCGGCCGGGCCCGCCGGGGGGCTCCGCACGGAACAGGGGTTTCCGTGCCGAACCGGGATTCCCGTGCGGGACCGGCCTGAGATCCACCATGCATGACCTGCGCCTATAGCGTCCAAGACGTACTACGGATGACTTCTATCGACCACATCTATAGTTGCTGCATGGCCCCGGAACTCCGTCATCTGCGCTATCTGCTCGCCGTCGCCGAACACGCCAGCTTCACGTACGCCGCCGAGGAGCTGCGCGTCTCGCAGCCGACCCTGTCGCAGCAGATCAAGCAGCTCGAACGGGCCGTCGGCGCGCAGCTGCTCGACCGCACGGGCCGCGCCGTCCGGCTCACCGACGCGGGGAGCGCCTACGCCCACTACGCCCGCCGCGCGCTGCAGGACCTGGCCGCCGCCGAGCGCGCCCTGAGCGAGGTCGCCGACCTCTCGCGCGGCACGCTCCGCCTGGCGACGACCCCGACGTTCACCGCCTATCTGGTCGGCCCGCTCGCCGCCCGGCTGCACGAACGGCATCCGGGGATCGCCCTCGACGTCAGGGAGAGGTCCCAGGACGACATCGAGAGCGGCCTGCTCGCCGACGAGCTCGACCTGGGCATCGCCTTCGACGGGCCGCGGCCGCACCGGGCGGGCGTCACCGGCACCGACCTGTTCACCGAGACGCTCGGCCTGGTCGTCGGCGACGCCCACCCGCACGCGGGCCGTACGCGCCCGCTGCCGGTCCGCGAACTCGCCGACTGCCCGCTCGCGCTGCTCAGCCCCGGGTTCGCCACCCGCGACCACATCGACGCGCACTTCGCCGGGCACCGCGTCCAGCCGCGCATCGCCGTCCAGGCGGACTCGATCAGCGCGCTGACGGAGATCGTCCGGCGCACCCCGCTCGCCACGGTGCTGCCCGACGCGCTGACCCGCGACCACCCGCACCTGCACCCCGTGCCGCTGTCCCCCGCGCTGCCGCCCCGCACGGTCACGCTGCTGCGCAGGGAGAACGCGTACGAGACGGCGGCGGCCCGCGCGTTCGCCGAACTGGCCCGCGCCTGGGCCCACTGACCGTCCCGTACCGGGGAAGGGCGCCCCGCCTCAGCCGCGCGGCAGCAGCCAGGCCGCGAGGGCCGTGGTGACGCACAGGAGGAGTCCGACGACGAGGAGCCCCAGGTGCATGCCCGCGAGCGAGAAGCCGGAGCCGCCGCCCGCCAGGAGCGCGCCGAACAGGGCGACGGACATCGCACCGCCGGTCTGGCGCAGGGAGTTGAGCAGCCCCGACGCCGTACCCGCGCGCTCGCCGGGCACGCTGTCCATGAGCTGCGCGGTCAGCGCGGGGACCGCGAAGGCACCGCCGAGTCCGGTCGGCACGAGGAGCAACAGGACGAGCCAGAGCGGCGTCTCGGCGCCCAGCGGCAGCAGGGCGAACATCGCGAGGGCGAGCACGGCCTGCCCCACGACGATCACGGGCCGCCGCCCGAACCGCTCGGCGGCGCGCGGCGACATCAGGTTGGTGGCGGTGATGAGCACGGCGAGCGGCACGAACATGAGGCCCGCCTCGACGCCCGACATGCCGCGCAACTGCTGGTAGTAGAGGCCGAGGAGGAAGGTCACGCCGTAGAACCCGGCGTTCACGGCGAAGCCGACCGCGAGGGCCACGGTGACCGGCCGCCTGCGCAGCAGCTCCAGCGGCACCATGGGCGCGCGGTGCCGCTTCTCGGCGGCGTGGAAGGCGAATCCGGCGCCGACGGCGACGGCGAACGCGGCGAGCACCGGCGCGCTCGTCCACCCCAGGTGCCCGCCCTCGATGACCGCGAACGCGAGCCCCGCCAGGGCGAGTACGGCGGTCACCTGACCCACCAGGTCCAGGGGCGCGGGCCTGCGGGGCGAGGCGGCGGTACGGGTCAGGAGGGCCAGGATCAGCGCGCCCACCGGCAGGTTGAGCAGGAAGACGGCACGCCACCCCGCGGTCTCGGTGAGGACGCCGCCGAGCACGGGCCCGACCGCGACGGCCACCGAACCGCCCACCGTCCACAGGGCGATGGCGCGGGCCCTGCGGCGCGGGTCGTCGTACGCCTGCCGGATCAGCGCGAGCGAGGCGGGCATCACGATCGCGGCGGCCCCGCCCTGCGCGACGCGCGCCGCGATCAGCGACCCGATGCCCGGCGCGAGGGCGCAGGCCAGCGAGGCGACGGTGAAGAGCCCCACGCCCCACGCGTACGCCCGCCGCGCCCCCGCCCGGTCGGCGAGCGCCCCCGCGGAGAGCATCAGCGCCGCGAACATCAACGTGTACGCGTCGACGACCCACTGCAGCCCGGCCATGCCACCGTGCAGGGAGTCACGGATGTCGGGCAGCGCGATGTTCACGGCGGTGACGTCGATGGTGATGACGGTGAACCCGAGCAGGGCGGCGATGAGGGCGACGGGGGAGGAGGGGGCGGAGAGGCTGGACCGGACACGGGGCGGATCAAGGACGACGGACATGGTGCTCCTAGAGGCAGGGCGCGGCGCGGAGATACGGGTGGGCGGGCGGGAAAGGCCCCTACAGGCGGGGCTCGGCGCGGAGATACGGCGGTGCGGGCAGGGCCCCTACAGGCGAGGCACGACGCGGAGAAACGGGTGGGCGGGCGGGAGAGGCCCCTACAGGCGAGGCTCGGCGCGGAGATACGGGTGGGCGGGCGGGAAAGGCCCCTACAGGCGGGGCTCGGCGCGGAGATACGGGTGGGCGGGTGGGCACCCCGTCGCGGAGCGACGAAGAAACACCAGCCACGTGCGGGCGGCACAGACGTCAAGGCCGCGGCCCGGCAACTCGTACCCCCTGGACCCCGACACCCGAGCCGCCCGCAACAAGCCCCACTCTCCGCCCAAGCCCCACGCAGTGGCAGGCCGCACTTCACCGGGCCCCCGCGTTCCAGGCCCTGACACACCCCCCCCATTACCGTTCTCGTAGTCCCGCAACGGGACTACCGGCCTTCGGAGTTGGCATGACTACCTCCCCTTGTCGAGTGCATGGCCCGGGGGGTGGTGTCACCGGCTCCGAAGGCACTGACAGACCGCTGATTAGAGGCATGACCACCGGCCTTTCCCCAGGTCGGGAGGCTCTTCGTAATGTGGATGTGGCGATCAGTGCCGTGGCGAGGCCGGGTGAACAGCACCGAAGGAACCACGACGTGATCGACATCAGCGACATCGACGTCTTCCTCGGCCTGGACGTCGGCAAGGGCGAACACCACGCCACCGCTGTCACATCGGCCGGGAAGAAGGCCCTCGACAAACGCCTGCCCAACAGCGAACCCAAGCTCCGCGAGGTCTTCACGAAACTCCAGGCCAAGCACGGCATCGTGCTTGTGGTCGTCGACCAGCCGGCCTCCATCGGAGCCCTGCCGCTGGCCGTTGCCCGAGCCGTCGGCTGCCAGGTCGCCTATCTGCCCGGACTGACGATGCGGCGGATCGCCGACCTCTATCCGGGCGAAGCCAAGACCGATGCCCGCGACGCGTTCATCATCGCCGACGCCGCCAGGGCGATGCCGCACACGCTTCGCTCCATCGAGCTGGACGACGAGACCGTCGCCGAGCTGGAGATGCTCGTCGGGTTCGACGACGACCTGGTCGCTGAGGCCAACCGGCTCTCCAACCGGCTCCGCGGCCTGTTCACGCAGGTCCACCCGCACCTGGAGCGGGTGCTCGGCCCGCGCATGCAGCACCCGGCCGTCCTGGTCCTGCTGGAGAGGTTGGGCTCGCCCGCCCAGATCCGCCAGACCGGACGCCGCAAGGTCACCCACCTGCTGCGGCCCAAGGCTCCGCGGATGGCGGCCCGTCTGACCGAGGACGTCTTCACCGCGCTCGACGAACAGACCGTCGTCGTCCCGGGCACCGAGGCGGCCGCACTGATCGTTCCCAGCCTCGCCCGGTCCCTGACCGCCGTGCTCGACCAGCGCCGTCTGCTGGAGAAACGACTCGACGAGCTGCTGGAGACACACCCTCTTTCCCAGGTCCTGACGTCGATGCCCGGCGTCGGCGTCAGGACCGCGGCCCGCCTCCTCATCGACGTCGGCGACGGCACCAGGTTCCCCTCAGCCGCCCACCTCGCCGCCTATGCGGGACTCGCGCCGACGACCCGCAGCTCGGGCTCCTCGATCCGCGGCGAACAGCAGTCCAGGAGAGGGAACAAGCAGCTCAAGCGGGCTTTCTTCCTCTCCGCGTTCGCCGCCCTGTCCGATCCCGCCTCCCGCACCTACTACGACAAGAAGATCAAGGAAGGCAAGCATCACACCCAGGCCCTCCTCTGCCTCGCCCGACGCCGAGCCGACGTGCTCTTCGCGATGCTCCGCGACGGGACCTTCTACCAACCACCAACCCCCGTTGCCCCTTGACCGAAGTCATAGAGGCACCCCCCCACGACACAACCCCCCACGCCCCTCCCGCACCAGGGACAATGGACAGATGACCGAAAGCACAGGGAGCGCGCCCACCACGGTGGCGACCACCGGCACGGAACTGGGCAGGTACCTCCGCGCCCGCCGCGCCCGCGTCACCCCCGCCGAGGCGGGCCTGCCCGCGGGCACGGGCCTGCGCCGCACGCCCGGCCTGCGCCGCGAGGAACTCGCGACGCTCTCCGGGGTGAGCGTCGACTACTACACGCGCCTGGAGCGCGGCCGCGAGACGAACCCGTCGGCCGCCGTCATCGACGCGCTGGCCCGCGCCCTGCGCCTGACGGGCGACGCCCACGACCGCCTGCACGACCTGGCCGAGCTGGCCTCGGGCAGGCTCACGGAGCCGCATCCCACGACCGACCAGACGGTCCGCGCGTCCACCCTGAGGATGCTGGAGGCGCTGAGCCCGCTGCCCGCGTACGTGGTGAGCAGGCACAGCTACATGCTGGCCGCCAACGCCCCCGGCAGGGCCCTGATGCCCGGCCTGTGGGACTGGCCCCCCGAGCAGCGCAACGTCACCCGCTACGTCTTCCTGCACCCGGTGGGCCGGGAGCTCTACCAGCCGTGGGAGGAGACCGTCGCCCAGTCCGTGGCCCATCTGCGAGCGGTCGGCGGCGCCGACACGGACTCCCCCGAGCTGACCGTCCTGGTCGGTGAACTCCTGCTCAAGTCACCGGACTTCGCCCGTCTCTGGGAGCGGTACGACGTCCGCGAGCGCGGTGGCGGCAGCAAGTCGTTCGCCCACCCGAAGGTCGGCGCGATGACCCTGACGTACGAGGTGATGCAGCTGGCCAGGACGGGCGGCCAGCGCATGGTGGTCTACCAGGCGCCGGAGGGCACGCCCGACGAGGCGGCGATGCTGCGCCTGTCCCCGCAGGGGTAACCCACACGGGCAGCCCTCCAGCCCCCCCAGCCCTCCAGCCCCCCAACCCTCCCGCGCTCACTCCGCCGCACAAGTCCCCGCCATAGGCGTCTCCCCGTACAGCAGGAACCCGTCGACCTTGTCCCGCACGCACGTGGAGCCCAGGTAACCGGTGTGCCCGTCCCCCTTGTTGTCCAGGACGACGGCCTGCGAACCGAGGCGCTTCGCGGTCTCCTCCGTCCACCGGTAGGGGGTGGCCGGGTCGCCGCGCGTGCCGACGAGCAGCATCTTGGGCGTCTTCACGTCCCGTACGTCCGCACGGATGTAGTCGGTGCCCGCCGGGCGCCCGAAGCAGAGCAGCACCGGCATCAGCATCGACTTGCCGAAGACCGGCGACGCCTCGTCGAACTCCTCCTGGAGCGTGCCGATCTCCTTCTCGATACGGGCGGCGTCGGGCCGGTCGGGGTCGTCGGCGCAGTTCACGGCCATGAGCGCGGCGGTCATGTTGTCGGCGGGCACGTCCCCGGCGGACACGTCCTCGGCGGGCACGCCCCCGGCACGCCAGGACATGCCGACCGGCCCGTTGCCGAGACCACCGCTCATCCGGATCAGCGCGCGCGGGTCCCCGTCCGCGAGGAGCCCGCCGAGCGCCTGCGAGAGCGCGGGCCACGCCTGCCTGCTGTACAGCGCCTGGCTGAGCACGGCGACGACGTCCTGCCCGGTGAACTCCCCGCCGTCCGCGGCCTGGAGGGGCATCGCGTCCATGTCCTTGATGAGCTGGACCATGCCCTGCCGGGCGGCCCGCGCGTCCGTGCCGAAGACACAGCCCGCGTTGCCCGTGCACCAGGCGAGGAAGTTGTCGAGGGCGGTCTGCCTGCCCTCGGCGGTGGCCAGGGACTGTTCGGCGACCGGCTCGGTCAGCGTGTCCACTCCGTCGAGCACCATCCGCCCGACCTTCTTGGGGAACTGCGCCGCGTAGACGGCGCCGAGCCGCGTCCCGTACGAGAAACCGAGGTAGTTGAGCTTCTTGTCGCCGAGCGCCTGGCGCATGACGTCCATGTCGCGGGAGACGTTGACCGTCCCGATGTACGGCAGGACGGGACCTGACTTGGCCGCGCACTCCGCGGCGACCTCGCGCAACTCGGCGAGCAGGGCGCCCGGGTCGTCCTGTCCCCCCTCGCCGGTCCCGGTGTCGTCCGTGGCGTCCGTGGCGTCCGCGGCGTCGCCGCAGCTGACGGGGGCGCTCTCGCCGACCCCGCGCGGATCGAAGGAGACCACGTCGTACCCCTTGCCGAGGTATCCGAACTCCTTCTGCGAACCGGCGAGCGCGGAGACACCGGGACCGCCGGGGCCGCCGAAGTTCAGGAGCAGGGAGCCGCGCGGCTCGCCGCTCGCGCTCGACCGCAGCTTGATCATCGCGAGGTCGACGGTGCCCTTCGACGGCCGCCCGTAGTCGAGCGGCACGGTCACCTTCCCGCACCGGACGTCCTTGGCGTGGCCGGAGGCCTCCGCGACGTCCCCGGTCGCGCCCTTGCAGGCGGACCACTTGATCTTCTGCGTGTAGTAGCGCGACAGATCGGGCCGCCCGCCGTCCGCGTCGGCCGCGGCGGCCGGGAAGAGCCCCGGCACGCCCGCTCCCACGACGATCAGCACGGTGACGCCGGCGAAAGCACAGGCTCCGCGCACGGCAACCTCCCAGGGTGTTCCCCTCGCTCACCCTAAGCGCCGGGCACGGGCACCGCCCGTTCAGCGCCCCGTCACCGTACGCACATGCCGATCACCCTCCGCGACGGAAGCTCGCCCCTCCCTCCCTCAGTCCCGCTCCAGGATCGCGGTGACGCCCTGCCCGCCCGCCGCGCAGACGGAGATGAGACCGCGCCCCGGCCGCCCCCGCTCCGCGAGCAGCCGGGCGAGCGTCGCGACGATGCGCGCCCCGGTGGCGGCGAAGGGATGCCCGGTGGCGAGCGAGGACCCGGCGACGTTGAGCCGCTCCCTGGGTACGGTGCCGATGCCCCGCTTCTCCCACGCGGCGAGCGTCGCGAGGACCTGCGAGGCGAACGCCTCGTGCACCTCCACGAAGTCGAAGTCGCCGAGCCCGAGCCCGGCCCGCTCCAGCATCCGGGGCACCGCGTGGGCGGGCGCCATCAGGAGCCCGTCGCCGCCGCCCGCGACGTCGCCGCGCACGAAGTCCACGGCGGCCGTCTCGCACGCGGTGAGATACGCGAGCGGTTCGACGCCGCGCCGCGCGGCCCACTCCTCGCTGGCGAGCAGCGCCACGGCGGCCCCGTCGGTCAGCGGCGTCGAATTGCCCGCCGTCATCGTCGGGTTGGGCCCGTCGAGACCGAACACCGGCTGAAGCCGGGCGAGTTTCTCCACCGTGGAGGCGGGCCGCAGGTTCTGGTCCCTGGCAAGGCCACGGAACGGTACGACGAGGTCCTGGAAGAACCCCCGCTCGTACGCGGCGGCGAGCCGCTGGTGACTGGCGGCGGCCAGCTCGTCCTGCGCCTCGCGCGCGATGTCCCACGCCCGCGCGGTCACGGCGGCGTGCTCGCCCATGGAGAGCCCGGTGCGCGGCTCGGCGTTGCGCGGGACGTCCGGCACGACGTGCCGGGGCCGTATCCGGCCGAGCGCGCGCAGCCGCCCGCCGAGGGAGGTGGCGCGCCGGGTCGCGAGCAGGATCCGGCGCAGCTCGTCGTTGACGCCGAGCGGCGCGTCGCTCGCGGTGTCGGCGCCGCCCGCGATGCCGGACTCGAGCTGCCCGAGCATGACCTTGTTGGCGACGGCCATGACGGCCTGGAGGCCGGTCCCGCACGCCTGCTGGATGTCGTACGCGGGCGTCCGGGCATCGAGCGTCGACCCGAGGACGACCTCCCTCGCGAGGTTGAAGTCCCTGCTGTGCTTGAGCACCGCCCCGGCAACCAATTCCCCCACGGATCCCTCTTCTCGCAGGGCGTGGCGCGCCACGAGACCGTCGACGGCCGCGGTGAGCATGTCCTGGTTCGACGCGGTCGCGTACGGACCGTCGGAGCGCGCGAAGGGGATGCGGCTGCCGCCGATGACGGCCACGCGTCGTACGGAAGGAAGGCTCATGTCTCGACCAACTCCTGACTCTTGAGTAACCTTACTCAGAAGTAAATTTAGGACTCAGCTGGGAGTTGGACAATGGCCGACCGCTATCTGAACCTCACCGC contains these protein-coding regions:
- the cynR gene encoding transcriptional regulator CynR, translating into MAPELRHLRYLLAVAEHASFTYAAEELRVSQPTLSQQIKQLERAVGAQLLDRTGRAVRLTDAGSAYAHYARRALQDLAAAERALSEVADLSRGTLRLATTPTFTAYLVGPLAARLHERHPGIALDVRERSQDDIESGLLADELDLGIAFDGPRPHRAGVTGTDLFTETLGLVVGDAHPHAGRTRPLPVRELADCPLALLSPGFATRDHIDAHFAGHRVQPRIAVQADSISALTEIVRRTPLATVLPDALTRDHPHLHPVPLSPALPPRTVTLLRRENAYETAAARAFAELARAWAH
- a CDS encoding MFS transporter; protein product: MSVVLDPPRVRSSLSAPSSPVALIAALLGFTVITIDVTAVNIALPDIRDSLHGGMAGLQWVVDAYTLMFAALMLSAGALADRAGARRAYAWGVGLFTVASLACALAPGIGSLIAARVAQGGAAAIVMPASLALIRQAYDDPRRRARAIALWTVGGSVAVAVGPVLGGVLTETAGWRAVFLLNLPVGALILALLTRTAASPRRPAPLDLVGQVTAVLALAGLAFAVIEGGHLGWTSAPVLAAFAVAVGAGFAFHAAEKRHRAPMVPLELLRRRPVTVALAVGFAVNAGFYGVTFLLGLYYQQLRGMSGVEAGLMFVPLAVLITATNLMSPRAAERFGRRPVIVVGQAVLALAMFALLPLGAETPLWLVLLLLVPTGLGGAFAVPALTAQLMDSVPGERAGTASGLLNSLRQTGGAMSVALFGALLAGGGSGFSLAGMHLGLLVVGLLLCVTTALAAWLLPRG
- a CDS encoding IS110 family RNA-guided transposase, with amino-acid sequence MIDISDIDVFLGLDVGKGEHHATAVTSAGKKALDKRLPNSEPKLREVFTKLQAKHGIVLVVVDQPASIGALPLAVARAVGCQVAYLPGLTMRRIADLYPGEAKTDARDAFIIADAARAMPHTLRSIELDDETVAELEMLVGFDDDLVAEANRLSNRLRGLFTQVHPHLERVLGPRMQHPAVLVLLERLGSPAQIRQTGRRKVTHLLRPKAPRMAARLTEDVFTALDEQTVVVPGTEAAALIVPSLARSLTAVLDQRRLLEKRLDELLETHPLSQVLTSMPGVGVRTAARLLIDVGDGTRFPSAAHLAAYAGLAPTTRSSGSSIRGEQQSRRGNKQLKRAFFLSAFAALSDPASRTYYDKKIKEGKHHTQALLCLARRRADVLFAMLRDGTFYQPPTPVAP
- a CDS encoding helix-turn-helix transcriptional regulator, which produces MTESTGSAPTTVATTGTELGRYLRARRARVTPAEAGLPAGTGLRRTPGLRREELATLSGVSVDYYTRLERGRETNPSAAVIDALARALRLTGDAHDRLHDLAELASGRLTEPHPTTDQTVRASTLRMLEALSPLPAYVVSRHSYMLAANAPGRALMPGLWDWPPEQRNVTRYVFLHPVGRELYQPWEETVAQSVAHLRAVGGADTDSPELTVLVGELLLKSPDFARLWERYDVRERGGGSKSFAHPKVGAMTLTYEVMQLARTGGQRMVVYQAPEGTPDEAAMLRLSPQG
- a CDS encoding alpha/beta hydrolase, which encodes MRGACAFAGVTVLIVVGAGVPGLFPAAAADADGGRPDLSRYYTQKIKWSACKGATGDVAEASGHAKDVRCGKVTVPLDYGRPSKGTVDLAMIKLRSSASGEPRGSLLLNFGGPGGPGVSALAGSQKEFGYLGKGYDVVSFDPRGVGESAPVSCGDAADATDATDDTGTGEGGQDDPGALLAELREVAAECAAKSGPVLPYIGTVNVSRDMDVMRQALGDKKLNYLGFSYGTRLGAVYAAQFPKKVGRMVLDGVDTLTEPVAEQSLATAEGRQTALDNFLAWCTGNAGCVFGTDARAARQGMVQLIKDMDAMPLQAADGGEFTGQDVVAVLSQALYSRQAWPALSQALGGLLADGDPRALIRMSGGLGNGPVGMSWRAGGVPAEDVSAGDVPADNMTAALMAVNCADDPDRPDAARIEKEIGTLQEEFDEASPVFGKSMLMPVLLCFGRPAGTDYIRADVRDVKTPKMLLVGTRGDPATPYRWTEETAKRLGSQAVVLDNKGDGHTGYLGSTCVRDKVDGFLLYGETPMAGTCAAE
- a CDS encoding acetyl-CoA C-acetyltransferase is translated as MSLPSVRRVAVIGGSRIPFARSDGPYATASNQDMLTAAVDGLVARHALREEGSVGELVAGAVLKHSRDFNLAREVVLGSTLDARTPAYDIQQACGTGLQAVMAVANKVMLGQLESGIAGGADTASDAPLGVNDELRRILLATRRATSLGGRLRALGRIRPRHVVPDVPRNAEPRTGLSMGEHAAVTARAWDIAREAQDELAAASHQRLAAAYERGFFQDLVVPFRGLARDQNLRPASTVEKLARLQPVFGLDGPNPTMTAGNSTPLTDGAAVALLASEEWAARRGVEPLAYLTACETAAVDFVRGDVAGGGDGLLMAPAHAVPRMLERAGLGLGDFDFVEVHEAFASQVLATLAAWEKRGIGTVPRERLNVAGSSLATGHPFAATGARIVATLARLLAERGRPGRGLISVCAAGGQGVTAILERD